The Oncorhynchus tshawytscha isolate Ot180627B linkage group LG30, Otsh_v2.0, whole genome shotgun sequence genome includes a region encoding these proteins:
- the LOC112228875 gene encoding zinc finger protein 541 isoform X2, whose amino-acid sequence MLETEECTKGCFPPHSTSEHFTIDDVDVLNAPNPPLPFSHPFHPEPWMGCEPNRNMEIDNSSGPVIVGEGSLLEPFSLTVPVRSSPYECTLCHKMFGTANTLNKHLLTHQQERPHVCPICQRAFKRHDHLNGHMLTHQKRKQFRCAEPGCQKSYCDSHSLKRHYISQHGLPPMSQSPPNPSHPAHSATTQWEHVDSPAYLGGSKAHCNYRPMFLTQPKPTSDTQQQVADYSGFFSFNSYKGFAPPSGLQLNNYSEQNISQSRPILVLDTWMQQSDKGPCSECPGELNPPQWAPEPSNITATLPSLLPGVDGPSPHGWESVVDFPVSDLQDLEEMLSCHPCSEAGNRECLVKPASPEKSYSPSKQEQSIYGQMNSDGKPQVNTQLHSFEPTASSDSSVTSMSFPNTVFIHSSSSLPNKPNPVPPIPPPPAIVLPCLYSVQKSETCNTKSDSKRKRERRKKGRTVELPAPPLPTPRPTSLLAPRRPRPRPHYLVSPSQVAMASFSSDSNPRQTFQGRNVSVPGEGQQCSDGIFPSSHKTEQSYKARSSSRPCAPSIKMEPYSPEPGERAPQTPRSPSRTEDMPLSPLVIPVSVPVSAKTDPDTPSSLNAENPQNGSGRSKRSRRLDFMKTLIIPPPMLPQPSPRRLLGEEGGGAPWCRAAGGYPSQLRSPMYLADHLLNPSFQPPPYTPPPMLSPLRPGTGLYFSTVPWLHPGPPLPSSYTASLDGADGISLMMDDTVVNIEPRINVGQRFQAEIPPIRNLLLMLYDEHPAQLVWAPWGDISSNVETQKGVTKLIDLCCSSVLPGGGTNTELALHCLHEVQGDILAALDLLLVRGDFRSSTHPLCDYHYPGSDDWSPQEKKLFRKALLTHEKDFQLIHSVLQTKSVTQCVEYYYAMKKLKKFKQRSRGSDKKEAVGEELMESPGCCEDNHVGRRVPRRTLTKPGNRTKGVQEEQTTTGGALEYICRECGRVFDKVKSRSAHMKTHRQQEREWLTRYVWPMGCPADNPHQGDPGQDSAKVPLLYCTRGILYST is encoded by the exons ATGTTGGAGACTGAGGAATGCACCAAGGGGTGTTTCCCCCCCCATTCTACCAGTGAGCACTTCACTATTGATGATGTTGACGTTCTCAACGCCCCCAACCCACCACTTCCCTTCTCGCACCCATTTCACCCAGAGCCTTGGATGGGATGTGAGCCAAATAGAAACATGGAGATTG ATAACTCCTCTGGTCCTGTCATCGTGGGAGAGGGCTCTCTGTTGGAGCCATTTTCATTGACAGTACCTGTCAGGTCTTCACCTTATGAGTGTACGCTCTGCCATAAGATGTTTGGAACAGCCAACACACTCAACAAACATTTACTGACGCACCAACAGGAAAGACCACATGTTTGCCCCATCTGCCAACGAGCATTTAAACGTCATGATCACCT CAATGGCCATATGTTGACCCATCAGAAACGCAAGCAGTTCCGATGTGCTGAACCTGGGTGCCAGAAGAGCTACTGTGATTCTCACTCCCTGAAGCGCCACTATATCTCTCAGCATGGTCTCCCGCCCATGTCCCAAAGCCCCCCGAACCCAAGCCACCCAGCCCACTCTGCTACTACCCAGTGGGAGCACGTGGATAGTCCTGCATATTTGGGAGGTTCGAAAGCTCACTGTAATTACCGTCCCATGTTCCTGACCCAACCCAAACCGACATCAGACACTCAACAGCAGGTCGCTGATTACTCTGGCTTTTTCAGCTTCAACAGTTACAAGGGGTTTGCTCCTCCAAGTGGCTTACAACTGAACAACTACTCAGAGCAGAACATCTCTCAGTCAAGGCCTATCTTAGTCCTGGACACCTGGATGCAGCAGTCTGACAAAGGTCCTTGTAGTGAGTGCCCAGGCGAATTAAATCCACCCCAGTGGGCCCCTGAGCCTAGTAACATCACTGCTACTTTACCATCACTACTTCCTGGAGTGGATGGCCCAAGTCCTCATGGCTGGGAGAGTGTAGTTGACTTCCCTGTATCTGACCTCCAAGATCTTGAAGAAATGTTGTCCTGTCATCCCTGTAGTGAGGCTGGTAACCGAGAGTGTTTAGTGAAGCCAGCGTCCCCGGAGAAGAGCTACTCTCCATCTAAGCAGGAGCAGTCGATTtatggccagatgaactcggatGGGAAACCCCAAGTTAACACTCAGCTGCACTCTTTTGAACCAACAGCAAGCTCAGATTCCAGTGTAACATCTATGTCGTTTCCCAACACTGTTTTCATCCACTCAAGCTCAAGTCTTCCAAACAAGCCCAACCCAGTCCCACCTATCCCGCCGCCACCAGCCATCGTCCTACCCTGCCTCTACAGTGTGCAGAAGTCAGAGACTTGTAATACAAAGAGCgacagtaagagaaagagagagaggaggaagaaggggaggactGTAGAGCTTCCTGCTCCACCTCTCCCCACACCTCGCCCCACCTCTCTCCTGGCTCCCCGACGTCCCCGCCCTCGGCCACACTACCTCGTCTCCCCAAGCCAGGTGGCTATGGCCTCTTTTAGCTCAGACAGCAACCCTCGGCAGACCTTCCAG GGAAGAAATGTCAGTGTGCCAGGAGAGGGACAACAGTGTAGTGACGG GATATTCCCTAGCTCTCacaagacagaacagagctacaAGGCCAGGTCCTCAAGTAGACCATGTGCACCCTCTATTAAAATGGAACCTTACTCTCCAGAG CCTGGAGAGAGAGCACCACAGACTCCGAGGTCTCCATCTAGAACAGAAGACATGCCTCTGTCTCCTTTGGTCATCCCTGTTTCAGTTCCAGTCTCTGCGAAGACTGATCCTGACACTCCTTCATCACTCAAT GCAGAGAACCCTCAGAATGGTTCAGGGAGGTCAAAGAGGAGCCGGCGTCTTGACTTCATGAAGACTCTGATCATTCCTCCCCCCATGCTCCCACAGCCGTCCCCACGGAGGCTCCTAGGCGAGGAGGGTGGGGGTGCTCCCTGGTGTCGTGCAGCAGGCGGCTACCCCAGTCAGCTACGCTCCCCCATGTACCTGGCAGACCACCTGCTCAACCCCAGCTTCCAGCCTCCTCCTTACACACCCCCACCCATGCTGAGCCCCCTACGCCCAGGGACCGGCCTGTACTTCAGCACAGTGCCTTGGCTTCACCCCGGCCCTCCTCTGCCCAGCAGCTACACCGCCTCTTTGG ATGGAGCTGATGGAATCTCCTTGATGATGGACGACACAGTGGTCAACATAGAGCC GAGAATCAACGTGGGCCAACGTTTCCAGGCTGAGATCCCACCCATTCGTAACCTGCTTCTAATGCTATATGATGAGCACCCTGCTCAGCTTGTCTGGGCTCCATGGGGAGACATATCCAGCAACGTGGAAACACAAAAAGGGG TGACTAAACTGATAGACTTGTGCTGTTCCAGCGTGCTGCCAGGAGGGGGCACCAACACAGAGCTGGCCCTCCACTGTCTGCATGAGGTGCAGGGAGACATTCTG GCTGCACTTGATTTACTGTTAGTCAGGGGAGACTTCCGTTCCTCAACACACCCTTTGTGTGACTATCACTACCCAG GTTCCGATGATTGGAGTCCTCAAGAGAAGAAACTATTTCGTAAAGCGCTGCTCACCCATGAGAAGGACTTCCAGCTTATTCACAGTGTG TTACAGACTAAGTCCGTGACGCAGTGTGTGGAGTACTACTATGCAATGAAGAAGCTCAAGAAGTTCAAGCAACGCAGCCGAGGATCAGACAAAAAGGAAGCAGTTGGTGAAGAGCTT ATGGAGTCACCTGGCTGTTGTGAGGACAACCATGTGGGACGGAGAGTGCCCAGGAGGACACTTACTAAACCAGGGAACAGGACTAAAGGGGTACAGGAGGAGCAGACTACCACAGGAGGTGCTTTGGAGTACATCTGTCGAGAGTGTGGGCG GGTATTTGACAAGGTGAAGAGTCGTAGTGCTCATATGAAAACCCACCGGCAGCAGGAGAGGGAGTGGCTGACCAGGTATGTCTGGCCTATGGGCTGCCCTGCAGACAACCCTCATCAAGGAGATCCCGGCCAGGACTCTGCCAAGGTGCCTTTACTCTACTGTACGAGAGGAATCCTCTATAGTACATAG
- the LOC112228875 gene encoding zinc finger protein 541 isoform X1: MLETEECTKGCFPPHSTSEHFTIDDVDVLNAPNPPLPFSHPFHPEPWMGCEPNRNMEIDNSSGPVIVGEGSLLEPFSLTVPVRSSPYECTLCHKMFGTANTLNKHLLTHQQERPHVCPICQRAFKRHDHLNGHMLTHQKRKQFRCAEPGCQKSYCDSHSLKRHYISQHGLPPMSQSPPNPSHPAHSATTQWEHVDSPAYLGGSKAHCNYRPMFLTQPKPTSDTQQQVADYSGFFSFNSYKGFAPPSGLQLNNYSEQNISQSRPILVLDTWMQQSDKGPCSECPGELNPPQWAPEPSNITATLPSLLPGVDGPSPHGWESVVDFPVSDLQDLEEMLSCHPCSEAGNRECLVKPASPEKSYSPSKQEQSIYGQMNSDGKPQVNTQLHSFEPTASSDSSVTSMSFPNTVFIHSSSSLPNKPNPVPPIPPPPAIVLPCLYSVQKSETCNTKSDSKRKRERRKKGRTVELPAPPLPTPRPTSLLAPRRPRPRPHYLVSPSQVAMASFSSDSNPRQTFQGRNVSVPGEGQQCSDGIFPSSHKTEQSYKARSSSRPCAPSIKMEPYSPEPGERAPQTPRSPSRTEDMPLSPLVIPVSVPVSAKTDPDTPSSLNAENPQNGSGRSKRSRRLDFMKTLIIPPPMLPQPSPRRLLGEEGGGAPWCRAAGGYPSQLRSPMYLADHLLNPSFQPPPYTPPPMLSPLRPGTGLYFSTVPWLHPGPPLPSSYTASLDGADGISLMMDDTVVNIEPRINVGQRFQAEIPPIRNLLLMLYDEHPAQLVWAPWGDISSNVETQKGVTKLIDLCCSSVLPGGGTNTELALHCLHEVQGDILAALDLLLVRGDFRSSTHPLCDYHYPGSDDWSPQEKKLFRKALLTHEKDFQLIHSVLQTKSVTQCVEYYYAMKKLKKFKQRSRGSDKKEAVGEELQMESPGCCEDNHVGRRVPRRTLTKPGNRTKGVQEEQTTTGGALEYICRECGRVFDKVKSRSAHMKTHRQQEREWLTRYVWPMGCPADNPHQGDPGQDSAKVPLLYCTRGILYST, from the exons ATGTTGGAGACTGAGGAATGCACCAAGGGGTGTTTCCCCCCCCATTCTACCAGTGAGCACTTCACTATTGATGATGTTGACGTTCTCAACGCCCCCAACCCACCACTTCCCTTCTCGCACCCATTTCACCCAGAGCCTTGGATGGGATGTGAGCCAAATAGAAACATGGAGATTG ATAACTCCTCTGGTCCTGTCATCGTGGGAGAGGGCTCTCTGTTGGAGCCATTTTCATTGACAGTACCTGTCAGGTCTTCACCTTATGAGTGTACGCTCTGCCATAAGATGTTTGGAACAGCCAACACACTCAACAAACATTTACTGACGCACCAACAGGAAAGACCACATGTTTGCCCCATCTGCCAACGAGCATTTAAACGTCATGATCACCT CAATGGCCATATGTTGACCCATCAGAAACGCAAGCAGTTCCGATGTGCTGAACCTGGGTGCCAGAAGAGCTACTGTGATTCTCACTCCCTGAAGCGCCACTATATCTCTCAGCATGGTCTCCCGCCCATGTCCCAAAGCCCCCCGAACCCAAGCCACCCAGCCCACTCTGCTACTACCCAGTGGGAGCACGTGGATAGTCCTGCATATTTGGGAGGTTCGAAAGCTCACTGTAATTACCGTCCCATGTTCCTGACCCAACCCAAACCGACATCAGACACTCAACAGCAGGTCGCTGATTACTCTGGCTTTTTCAGCTTCAACAGTTACAAGGGGTTTGCTCCTCCAAGTGGCTTACAACTGAACAACTACTCAGAGCAGAACATCTCTCAGTCAAGGCCTATCTTAGTCCTGGACACCTGGATGCAGCAGTCTGACAAAGGTCCTTGTAGTGAGTGCCCAGGCGAATTAAATCCACCCCAGTGGGCCCCTGAGCCTAGTAACATCACTGCTACTTTACCATCACTACTTCCTGGAGTGGATGGCCCAAGTCCTCATGGCTGGGAGAGTGTAGTTGACTTCCCTGTATCTGACCTCCAAGATCTTGAAGAAATGTTGTCCTGTCATCCCTGTAGTGAGGCTGGTAACCGAGAGTGTTTAGTGAAGCCAGCGTCCCCGGAGAAGAGCTACTCTCCATCTAAGCAGGAGCAGTCGATTtatggccagatgaactcggatGGGAAACCCCAAGTTAACACTCAGCTGCACTCTTTTGAACCAACAGCAAGCTCAGATTCCAGTGTAACATCTATGTCGTTTCCCAACACTGTTTTCATCCACTCAAGCTCAAGTCTTCCAAACAAGCCCAACCCAGTCCCACCTATCCCGCCGCCACCAGCCATCGTCCTACCCTGCCTCTACAGTGTGCAGAAGTCAGAGACTTGTAATACAAAGAGCgacagtaagagaaagagagagaggaggaagaaggggaggactGTAGAGCTTCCTGCTCCACCTCTCCCCACACCTCGCCCCACCTCTCTCCTGGCTCCCCGACGTCCCCGCCCTCGGCCACACTACCTCGTCTCCCCAAGCCAGGTGGCTATGGCCTCTTTTAGCTCAGACAGCAACCCTCGGCAGACCTTCCAG GGAAGAAATGTCAGTGTGCCAGGAGAGGGACAACAGTGTAGTGACGG GATATTCCCTAGCTCTCacaagacagaacagagctacaAGGCCAGGTCCTCAAGTAGACCATGTGCACCCTCTATTAAAATGGAACCTTACTCTCCAGAG CCTGGAGAGAGAGCACCACAGACTCCGAGGTCTCCATCTAGAACAGAAGACATGCCTCTGTCTCCTTTGGTCATCCCTGTTTCAGTTCCAGTCTCTGCGAAGACTGATCCTGACACTCCTTCATCACTCAAT GCAGAGAACCCTCAGAATGGTTCAGGGAGGTCAAAGAGGAGCCGGCGTCTTGACTTCATGAAGACTCTGATCATTCCTCCCCCCATGCTCCCACAGCCGTCCCCACGGAGGCTCCTAGGCGAGGAGGGTGGGGGTGCTCCCTGGTGTCGTGCAGCAGGCGGCTACCCCAGTCAGCTACGCTCCCCCATGTACCTGGCAGACCACCTGCTCAACCCCAGCTTCCAGCCTCCTCCTTACACACCCCCACCCATGCTGAGCCCCCTACGCCCAGGGACCGGCCTGTACTTCAGCACAGTGCCTTGGCTTCACCCCGGCCCTCCTCTGCCCAGCAGCTACACCGCCTCTTTGG ATGGAGCTGATGGAATCTCCTTGATGATGGACGACACAGTGGTCAACATAGAGCC GAGAATCAACGTGGGCCAACGTTTCCAGGCTGAGATCCCACCCATTCGTAACCTGCTTCTAATGCTATATGATGAGCACCCTGCTCAGCTTGTCTGGGCTCCATGGGGAGACATATCCAGCAACGTGGAAACACAAAAAGGGG TGACTAAACTGATAGACTTGTGCTGTTCCAGCGTGCTGCCAGGAGGGGGCACCAACACAGAGCTGGCCCTCCACTGTCTGCATGAGGTGCAGGGAGACATTCTG GCTGCACTTGATTTACTGTTAGTCAGGGGAGACTTCCGTTCCTCAACACACCCTTTGTGTGACTATCACTACCCAG GTTCCGATGATTGGAGTCCTCAAGAGAAGAAACTATTTCGTAAAGCGCTGCTCACCCATGAGAAGGACTTCCAGCTTATTCACAGTGTG TTACAGACTAAGTCCGTGACGCAGTGTGTGGAGTACTACTATGCAATGAAGAAGCTCAAGAAGTTCAAGCAACGCAGCCGAGGATCAGACAAAAAGGAAGCAGTTGGTGAAGAGCTT CAGATGGAGTCACCTGGCTGTTGTGAGGACAACCATGTGGGACGGAGAGTGCCCAGGAGGACACTTACTAAACCAGGGAACAGGACTAAAGGGGTACAGGAGGAGCAGACTACCACAGGAGGTGCTTTGGAGTACATCTGTCGAGAGTGTGGGCG GGTATTTGACAAGGTGAAGAGTCGTAGTGCTCATATGAAAACCCACCGGCAGCAGGAGAGGGAGTGGCTGACCAGGTATGTCTGGCCTATGGGCTGCCCTGCAGACAACCCTCATCAAGGAGATCCCGGCCAGGACTCTGCCAAGGTGCCTTTACTCTACTGTACGAGAGGAATCCTCTATAGTACATAG
- the LOC112228875 gene encoding zinc finger protein 541 isoform X3, whose protein sequence is MLETEECTKGCFPPHSTSEHFTIDDVDVLNAPNPPLPFSHPFHPEPWMGCEPNRNMEIDNSSGPVIVGEGSLLEPFSLTVPVRSSPYECTLCHKMFGTANTLNKHLLTHQQERPHVCPICQRAFKRHDHLNGHMLTHQKRKQFRCAEPGCQKSYCDSHSLKRHYISQHGLPPMSQSPPNPSHPAHSATTQWEHVDSPAYLGGSKAHCNYRPMFLTQPKPTSDTQQQVADYSGFFSFNSYKGFAPPSGLQLNNYSEQNISQSRPILVLDTWMQQSDKGPCSECPGELNPPQWAPEPSNITATLPSLLPGVDGPSPHGWESVVDFPVSDLQDLEEMLSCHPCSEAGNRECLVKPASPEKSYSPSKQEQSIYGQMNSDGKPQVNTQLHSFEPTASSDSSVTSMSFPNTVFIHSSSSLPNKPNPVPPIPPPPAIVLPCLYSVQKSETCNTKSDSKRKRERRKKGRTVELPAPPLPTPRPTSLLAPRRPRPRPHYLVSPSQVAMASFSSDSNPRQTFQGRNVSVPGEGQQCSDGIFPSSHKTEQSYKARSSSRPCAPSIKMEPYSPEPGERAPQTPRSPSRTEDMPLSPLVIPVSVPVSAKTDPDTPSSLNPSPRRLLGEEGGGAPWCRAAGGYPSQLRSPMYLADHLLNPSFQPPPYTPPPMLSPLRPGTGLYFSTVPWLHPGPPLPSSYTASLDGADGISLMMDDTVVNIEPRINVGQRFQAEIPPIRNLLLMLYDEHPAQLVWAPWGDISSNVETQKGVTKLIDLCCSSVLPGGGTNTELALHCLHEVQGDILAALDLLLVRGDFRSSTHPLCDYHYPGSDDWSPQEKKLFRKALLTHEKDFQLIHSVLQTKSVTQCVEYYYAMKKLKKFKQRSRGSDKKEAVGEELQMESPGCCEDNHVGRRVPRRTLTKPGNRTKGVQEEQTTTGGALEYICRECGRVFDKVKSRSAHMKTHRQQEREWLTRYVWPMGCPADNPHQGDPGQDSAKVPLLYCTRGILYST, encoded by the exons ATGTTGGAGACTGAGGAATGCACCAAGGGGTGTTTCCCCCCCCATTCTACCAGTGAGCACTTCACTATTGATGATGTTGACGTTCTCAACGCCCCCAACCCACCACTTCCCTTCTCGCACCCATTTCACCCAGAGCCTTGGATGGGATGTGAGCCAAATAGAAACATGGAGATTG ATAACTCCTCTGGTCCTGTCATCGTGGGAGAGGGCTCTCTGTTGGAGCCATTTTCATTGACAGTACCTGTCAGGTCTTCACCTTATGAGTGTACGCTCTGCCATAAGATGTTTGGAACAGCCAACACACTCAACAAACATTTACTGACGCACCAACAGGAAAGACCACATGTTTGCCCCATCTGCCAACGAGCATTTAAACGTCATGATCACCT CAATGGCCATATGTTGACCCATCAGAAACGCAAGCAGTTCCGATGTGCTGAACCTGGGTGCCAGAAGAGCTACTGTGATTCTCACTCCCTGAAGCGCCACTATATCTCTCAGCATGGTCTCCCGCCCATGTCCCAAAGCCCCCCGAACCCAAGCCACCCAGCCCACTCTGCTACTACCCAGTGGGAGCACGTGGATAGTCCTGCATATTTGGGAGGTTCGAAAGCTCACTGTAATTACCGTCCCATGTTCCTGACCCAACCCAAACCGACATCAGACACTCAACAGCAGGTCGCTGATTACTCTGGCTTTTTCAGCTTCAACAGTTACAAGGGGTTTGCTCCTCCAAGTGGCTTACAACTGAACAACTACTCAGAGCAGAACATCTCTCAGTCAAGGCCTATCTTAGTCCTGGACACCTGGATGCAGCAGTCTGACAAAGGTCCTTGTAGTGAGTGCCCAGGCGAATTAAATCCACCCCAGTGGGCCCCTGAGCCTAGTAACATCACTGCTACTTTACCATCACTACTTCCTGGAGTGGATGGCCCAAGTCCTCATGGCTGGGAGAGTGTAGTTGACTTCCCTGTATCTGACCTCCAAGATCTTGAAGAAATGTTGTCCTGTCATCCCTGTAGTGAGGCTGGTAACCGAGAGTGTTTAGTGAAGCCAGCGTCCCCGGAGAAGAGCTACTCTCCATCTAAGCAGGAGCAGTCGATTtatggccagatgaactcggatGGGAAACCCCAAGTTAACACTCAGCTGCACTCTTTTGAACCAACAGCAAGCTCAGATTCCAGTGTAACATCTATGTCGTTTCCCAACACTGTTTTCATCCACTCAAGCTCAAGTCTTCCAAACAAGCCCAACCCAGTCCCACCTATCCCGCCGCCACCAGCCATCGTCCTACCCTGCCTCTACAGTGTGCAGAAGTCAGAGACTTGTAATACAAAGAGCgacagtaagagaaagagagagaggaggaagaaggggaggactGTAGAGCTTCCTGCTCCACCTCTCCCCACACCTCGCCCCACCTCTCTCCTGGCTCCCCGACGTCCCCGCCCTCGGCCACACTACCTCGTCTCCCCAAGCCAGGTGGCTATGGCCTCTTTTAGCTCAGACAGCAACCCTCGGCAGACCTTCCAG GGAAGAAATGTCAGTGTGCCAGGAGAGGGACAACAGTGTAGTGACGG GATATTCCCTAGCTCTCacaagacagaacagagctacaAGGCCAGGTCCTCAAGTAGACCATGTGCACCCTCTATTAAAATGGAACCTTACTCTCCAGAG CCTGGAGAGAGAGCACCACAGACTCCGAGGTCTCCATCTAGAACAGAAGACATGCCTCTGTCTCCTTTGGTCATCCCTGTTTCAGTTCCAGTCTCTGCGAAGACTGATCCTGACACTCCTTCATCACTCAAT CCGTCCCCACGGAGGCTCCTAGGCGAGGAGGGTGGGGGTGCTCCCTGGTGTCGTGCAGCAGGCGGCTACCCCAGTCAGCTACGCTCCCCCATGTACCTGGCAGACCACCTGCTCAACCCCAGCTTCCAGCCTCCTCCTTACACACCCCCACCCATGCTGAGCCCCCTACGCCCAGGGACCGGCCTGTACTTCAGCACAGTGCCTTGGCTTCACCCCGGCCCTCCTCTGCCCAGCAGCTACACCGCCTCTTTGG ATGGAGCTGATGGAATCTCCTTGATGATGGACGACACAGTGGTCAACATAGAGCC GAGAATCAACGTGGGCCAACGTTTCCAGGCTGAGATCCCACCCATTCGTAACCTGCTTCTAATGCTATATGATGAGCACCCTGCTCAGCTTGTCTGGGCTCCATGGGGAGACATATCCAGCAACGTGGAAACACAAAAAGGGG TGACTAAACTGATAGACTTGTGCTGTTCCAGCGTGCTGCCAGGAGGGGGCACCAACACAGAGCTGGCCCTCCACTGTCTGCATGAGGTGCAGGGAGACATTCTG GCTGCACTTGATTTACTGTTAGTCAGGGGAGACTTCCGTTCCTCAACACACCCTTTGTGTGACTATCACTACCCAG GTTCCGATGATTGGAGTCCTCAAGAGAAGAAACTATTTCGTAAAGCGCTGCTCACCCATGAGAAGGACTTCCAGCTTATTCACAGTGTG TTACAGACTAAGTCCGTGACGCAGTGTGTGGAGTACTACTATGCAATGAAGAAGCTCAAGAAGTTCAAGCAACGCAGCCGAGGATCAGACAAAAAGGAAGCAGTTGGTGAAGAGCTT CAGATGGAGTCACCTGGCTGTTGTGAGGACAACCATGTGGGACGGAGAGTGCCCAGGAGGACACTTACTAAACCAGGGAACAGGACTAAAGGGGTACAGGAGGAGCAGACTACCACAGGAGGTGCTTTGGAGTACATCTGTCGAGAGTGTGGGCG GGTATTTGACAAGGTGAAGAGTCGTAGTGCTCATATGAAAACCCACCGGCAGCAGGAGAGGGAGTGGCTGACCAGGTATGTCTGGCCTATGGGCTGCCCTGCAGACAACCCTCATCAAGGAGATCCCGGCCAGGACTCTGCCAAGGTGCCTTTACTCTACTGTACGAGAGGAATCCTCTATAGTACATAG